A part of Terriglobus roseus genomic DNA contains:
- a CDS encoding LysR family transcriptional regulator, which translates to MYDWAEFRHFRYLLAILEKEGFRAAAEDLRTAQPNLSVQARQFQENASIRLYRKTKSGRIRITETGMAFMTLARFLLETRQEVIDTLMALERGELGSLHLGYTSLADPILFRDLCALQKEIAPACQIRLSHGDTVQLGKEVLERSLDAALVTLPIEHPDLRVELLRSDRLVCCLRRDDPLAIKLAIKPHDLQERLSVLFHPDRHPEAHERLLELFTDAGIQIREYSCATHPSELQSLVREGYGIALLREGTTLDDALTTRPVAGVSWTVDMAIIYRRDTHSKSLPLLVKRLKRNLGLSRVQGSPSRVSNGHATSTAMRRLPQPEKTVSTQLNLLDAMEGKRGKCA; encoded by the coding sequence ATGTACGATTGGGCCGAATTCAGGCACTTCCGATACCTTCTCGCAATCCTCGAGAAGGAGGGGTTTCGGGCTGCGGCGGAAGATCTTCGCACGGCACAACCAAACCTCAGTGTGCAGGCGCGACAGTTTCAAGAGAATGCATCGATTCGCCTCTATCGAAAGACGAAGAGCGGCCGCATCCGCATTACAGAAACCGGTATGGCGTTCATGACCCTCGCTCGCTTTCTCCTTGAGACGAGGCAAGAGGTGATTGATACTCTGATGGCGCTCGAACGCGGTGAACTCGGTTCCTTGCATCTGGGATACACCTCGCTTGCCGATCCGATCTTGTTTCGTGACTTGTGTGCTCTGCAGAAAGAGATTGCTCCCGCTTGTCAGATCCGTCTCAGTCACGGCGATACCGTGCAACTCGGCAAGGAAGTGCTGGAGAGAAGTCTGGACGCCGCACTGGTTACGCTGCCCATTGAGCATCCTGACCTCCGAGTTGAGCTATTGCGAAGTGACCGGTTGGTGTGTTGTCTTCGACGCGACGATCCATTGGCAATAAAGCTGGCGATTAAACCGCACGATCTTCAGGAACGGCTGTCAGTCCTGTTCCATCCCGATCGACATCCGGAGGCGCATGAACGTTTGCTGGAACTCTTCACGGATGCCGGTATCCAGATCAGAGAGTACTCGTGTGCTACGCATCCATCCGAGTTGCAGTCTCTTGTACGAGAGGGATATGGCATCGCCCTACTGCGAGAAGGAACAACTCTCGACGATGCGCTCACCACGCGTCCGGTTGCGGGAGTCTCGTGGACGGTTGACATGGCCATTATCTATCGCCGCGATACGCATTCCAAGTCTTTGCCGTTACTCGTCAAGAGATTGAAGAGAAACCTGGGCCTATCGAGAGTGCAAGGCTCTCCGAGTCGGGTCTCAAATGGTCATGCAACATCGACCGCAATGCGGCGGCTTCCGCAACCGGAAAAGACTGTTTCCACACAGCTGAATCTCCTCGATGCAATGGAAGGGAAGCGCGGCAAATGCGCATGA
- a CDS encoding VirB3 family type IV secretion system protein produces the protein MSRRGEPQAINQALNRPRAKLGLDLTAWMAIVFVCITVFLVGLRLLAMMAFPTLAIAAWLIIRKHPKMFQLWGLSLNQKSYYDPRKH, from the coding sequence ATGTCCCGTCGAGGAGAGCCGCAAGCAATCAATCAGGCATTGAACCGTCCGCGAGCCAAACTCGGTCTGGACCTCACGGCATGGATGGCGATCGTATTCGTCTGCATTACGGTTTTCCTCGTTGGGCTTCGTCTGCTGGCCATGATGGCATTTCCCACGTTGGCAATCGCTGCATGGCTCATCATCCGCAAACACCCGAAGATGTTTCAGCTTTGGGGACTCAGCCTCAACCAAAAGAGCTACTATGACCCGCGCAAACACTGA
- a CDS encoding recombinase RecA — MLSSNTIRIQVEAALAARIPSALTPTTRTIRPTNPIGITALDQLVGGGFPVGALTELVGEDCSGRSSVALSFLASITASGRVCAWIDASNTFHPASAASVGVDLGRLLWVRCGVQQRIEAQETKQFSLPSACFTPKAVTKGLHGGGHGTHPRSEAKGLSAAVDRFLGEEVIAARCAEPIARPRPIPQTFEPSLISATTAKRTHRRAHAYDAIEQALRSADLLIQTGGFSAIVLDLGSIAPEYAARIELSTWHRYRVAAEQTQSSILLLSQYPCAKSSSELQLRLHPMDDTDEEQTVFTGLNARVEVLRQRFTQTPSNVIPMRKPPQRATEARWQQRASWVGPR, encoded by the coding sequence ATGCTCTCCTCCAACACAATCCGGATACAAGTTGAGGCTGCTTTAGCAGCCCGAATTCCATCGGCGCTAACACCAACCACGAGGACTATTCGCCCAACGAACCCGATTGGCATCACTGCGCTGGACCAGCTAGTGGGTGGCGGATTTCCTGTCGGGGCTCTTACGGAGTTGGTTGGGGAAGACTGCTCCGGAAGATCTTCCGTCGCCCTTTCCTTCCTTGCATCCATTACGGCATCGGGAAGAGTTTGCGCTTGGATCGATGCATCGAACACGTTTCATCCCGCCTCGGCGGCGTCTGTAGGAGTCGATCTGGGACGCCTGCTTTGGGTGCGTTGTGGTGTCCAGCAACGCATCGAGGCACAGGAGACGAAACAGTTTTCTTTGCCGTCCGCGTGCTTCACTCCAAAGGCAGTGACGAAGGGTCTACACGGCGGAGGACATGGTACCCATCCGCGATCCGAAGCGAAGGGGCTTTCCGCAGCTGTGGATCGGTTCTTGGGTGAGGAAGTCATTGCCGCTCGCTGTGCAGAGCCGATTGCCAGGCCACGTCCTATTCCTCAAACCTTCGAGCCAAGCCTGATCTCCGCCACAACTGCGAAACGGACGCATCGTCGAGCCCATGCCTACGATGCCATCGAACAAGCATTGCGTTCCGCCGATCTCTTGATTCAGACAGGCGGATTCAGCGCAATCGTGCTCGACCTTGGCAGCATCGCACCGGAATACGCTGCGCGTATCGAACTTTCGACATGGCATCGTTATCGTGTAGCAGCCGAGCAGACGCAATCCAGCATCCTTCTCCTCTCGCAATATCCGTGTGCGAAGAGTAGCTCCGAGTTGCAACTTCGCCTGCATCCGATGGATGACACCGATGAAGAACAAACTGTGTTCACGGGACTGAATGCGCGAGTGGAAGTGTTGCGCCAACGTTTCACACAAACGCCTTCTAATGTCATTCCGATGCGTAAGCCTCCACAACGTGCGACAGAAGCACGGTGGCAGCAACGTGCAAGTTGGGTAGGGCCGAGATGA
- a CDS encoding SOS response-associated peptidase: protein MCGRYKRKSDKQAIATAFHVNGHLDSVILPPDDDVRPTTMQPIIRLNRDTGERDLVMARWGFIPSWHKPDEKFPPTTFNARAEGIEKAGMWRRAFASHRCLVPADSFYEWHKIRKKDNPKFEIAMKDDHPFAFAGLWGAWKNPDTGEWLQSYTIITTDPNELMEAIHTRMPVILHPNDYTRWLSREETERPPIDLLRPFEAEAMTAQLTDNTQVEMFVEPNSK, encoded by the coding sequence ATGTGCGGTCGTTACAAACGGAAATCGGATAAGCAGGCCATCGCCACGGCGTTCCATGTCAACGGGCATCTAGACAGCGTTATTTTGCCCCCTGATGACGACGTGCGACCCACCACGATGCAGCCGATTATCCGGTTGAATAGAGACACTGGCGAGCGTGACCTTGTGATGGCCCGTTGGGGTTTCATTCCTTCTTGGCATAAGCCAGATGAGAAGTTTCCACCCACCACGTTCAATGCACGAGCGGAAGGCATCGAGAAGGCAGGCATGTGGAGGAGAGCCTTCGCCTCTCACCGTTGCCTCGTACCCGCTGACAGCTTTTATGAATGGCACAAGATTCGAAAGAAAGATAATCCCAAGTTCGAAATCGCGATGAAGGATGATCACCCGTTCGCCTTCGCGGGATTGTGGGGAGCGTGGAAGAATCCTGATACTGGCGAGTGGTTACAAAGCTACACCATCATCACTACCGACCCGAACGAACTGATGGAAGCAATTCATACACGGATGCCTGTAATCTTGCACCCGAACGACTACACGCGATGGCTGAGTCGCGAAGAGACAGAGCGGCCACCCATTGATCTGCTGCGTCCGTTTGAAGCGGAGGCGATGACAGCACAGCTCACCGACAACACACAGGTTGAGATGTTCGTGGAACCGAATAGCAAATGA
- a CDS encoding AbrB/MazE/SpoVT family DNA-binding domain-containing protein, with translation MQITSKGQVTIPLHVRTRLGLLPHTEVEFEVIGDHARIRKTKPVSSKRGSRALEALRGAADRRMSTDEIMALTRGDVPRKRKTK, from the coding sequence ATGCAGATCACAAGTAAAGGTCAGGTTACGATCCCGCTACACGTTCGCACACGCCTCGGTCTTCTACCCCATACCGAAGTCGAATTCGAAGTGATCGGCGATCATGCTCGGATCCGTAAGACGAAGCCTGTTTCGAGCAAGCGGGGAAGCCGTGCCCTGGAAGCGCTTCGCGGAGCCGCGGATAGACGTATGTCGACCGACGAGATCATGGCATTGACGCGAGGCGATGTGCCCCGGAAGCGGAAGACGAAATGA
- a CDS encoding type II toxin-antitoxin system VapC family toxin: MTSALRSVAERLRRTNGVLVDSNVLLDVATDDVTWSGWSSDALAECLEYSRLFINPIIYAEVSVGFSTIEALDVALPSDIFQRAPLPWEAGFLAGKSFLSYRKRGGTRSTPLPDFYIGAHAAIANLALLTRDVARYQTYFPTLELLAPSTK, translated from the coding sequence ATGACTTCCGCGTTGCGCAGTGTCGCTGAGCGTCTACGTCGTACCAACGGCGTCTTAGTCGACAGTAACGTGCTGTTGGATGTCGCGACGGACGATGTGACTTGGAGTGGATGGTCGTCGGATGCGCTCGCAGAGTGCCTTGAGTACTCTCGACTCTTCATAAATCCGATCATCTATGCCGAAGTCTCCGTCGGCTTTTCCACCATCGAAGCGCTGGACGTCGCGCTGCCTAGCGACATCTTTCAAAGAGCGCCATTGCCATGGGAAGCCGGATTTCTTGCCGGGAAGAGTTTCCTGAGTTACCGCAAGCGCGGTGGCACCCGCTCGACGCCGTTGCCCGATTTCTATATCGGTGCGCACGCGGCAATCGCCAATCTTGCTCTCCTGACGCGCGATGTCGCGCGGTATCAAACCTATTTCCCAACTCTTGAGCTGCTCGCGCCGTCAACGAAATGA
- a CDS encoding DUF3738 domain-containing protein — MSMDEFAEYLARISKGYPIQNKTGLTGRYDFSLPWIEDGRDLSTESLTSLPVSPIGLAPRRSAALH; from the coding sequence ATGTCGATGGATGAATTCGCAGAATACCTTGCTCGGATATCGAAAGGCTATCCGATCCAGAATAAGACCGGACTCACTGGGCGATACGACTTTTCTCTGCCATGGATCGAAGATGGACGCGATCTGTCAACTGAATCTTTGACCTCCTTGCCCGTCTCCCCAATTGGATTGGCCCCGCGTCGAAGCGCGGCCCTGCATTGA
- a CDS encoding DUF417 family protein, giving the protein MNQLGELEKKLEGGLVRFAAWVEERNIAFLICSIGMTVMLLWAGSFKMTRSGAEGIIPLVSNSPLVWWHFKIFGPYVGSDLIGLTEWLYAVLIIVGYFKPKAGILGGLVGVVMFFTTSTMLFSTPGALVSVPGITGMRYMSFLGLFLYKDIIALGVSFYLIGYFGKKATALPLGKGFLRTRTW; this is encoded by the coding sequence ATGAATCAGTTAGGCGAGTTGGAAAAAAAGTTGGAGGGTGGTTTGGTGCGGTTCGCCGCTTGGGTTGAGGAGCGCAACATCGCCTTTCTGATCTGCAGCATTGGCATGACCGTGATGCTGCTTTGGGCAGGATCTTTCAAGATGACTCGCTCCGGTGCTGAAGGCATCATTCCTCTGGTTTCTAACAGCCCACTGGTATGGTGGCATTTCAAGATCTTTGGACCGTATGTCGGATCCGATCTGATCGGCCTCACGGAATGGCTTTATGCAGTCCTGATCATCGTCGGCTACTTCAAACCGAAGGCGGGTATTCTTGGTGGTCTTGTGGGTGTGGTTATGTTCTTCACGACCAGCACCATGCTCTTCAGCACTCCAGGTGCGCTCGTTTCTGTACCAGGCATCACCGGTATGCGGTACATGAGTTTCCTTGGCCTGTTTCTCTACAAGGACATCATCGCTCTCGGCGTCTCGTTTTACCTGATCGGCTACTTCGGTAAGAAAGCAACGGCCCTTCCTCTTGGGAAAGGGTTTTTACGTACGAGAACCTGGTAG
- a CDS encoding AraC family transcriptional regulator: MDPLAPFFERFGLSARMFYSGKQCGISPDLNEPTGYLHVLRKGTLTVFRPDAQPLVLSTPSILFFSRPQQHRVHGPEDEGADLVCATVRFGVGMLNPLTASLPEPFVVPLDTLPELAPALELLFSEANSQSSGRQVALDHLFEYVLVLLMRSALNDRLLSSGVLLGLADECLRKAIEAMHKHPEAPWSLEQLAQRAGMSRARFAARFRKIVGITPFDYLTDWRLGVAQAMLRKGSSLKLIAAAVGYANATALTRVFSKRVGKSPSDWLSERN, from the coding sequence ATGGATCCTCTGGCACCGTTTTTTGAACGGTTCGGACTCTCGGCACGAATGTTTTATTCAGGGAAGCAGTGTGGGATTTCTCCCGACCTGAACGAACCGACGGGATATCTCCACGTGCTGCGGAAAGGAACCTTAACGGTCTTTCGTCCAGACGCGCAACCATTGGTTTTGAGTACGCCGAGCATCCTCTTCTTCTCGCGTCCGCAACAACATCGTGTTCACGGCCCCGAAGACGAGGGTGCCGATCTGGTCTGCGCGACCGTTCGATTTGGCGTCGGCATGTTAAACCCTCTGACCGCGTCACTTCCGGAGCCGTTTGTTGTTCCGCTGGATACACTTCCCGAACTTGCTCCCGCACTGGAGCTTTTGTTTTCTGAAGCAAACTCCCAAAGTTCTGGGCGACAGGTCGCGCTCGATCATCTCTTCGAGTACGTCCTCGTGCTTCTGATGCGGTCCGCATTGAATGACCGTCTGCTAAGCAGTGGTGTCTTGCTCGGCCTTGCGGATGAATGTTTGCGCAAAGCAATCGAGGCGATGCACAAACATCCTGAGGCGCCATGGTCCTTGGAGCAACTGGCGCAACGCGCTGGAATGTCTCGGGCACGCTTCGCCGCTCGTTTCCGCAAGATTGTTGGCATAACGCCCTTCGACTACCTTACCGACTGGCGTCTTGGCGTAGCGCAAGCCATGCTGCGCAAAGGAAGTTCTCTCAAGCTCATCGCTGCAGCCGTGGGATATGCCAATGCGACGGCTCTCACGCGCGTCTTTAGCAAGCGCGTCGGAAAATCACCTTCTGATTGGCTTTCCGAACGAAATTGA
- a CDS encoding DoxX family protein translates to MSHGFAKLFKGPDVFAGILLTLGVPMPHLMAWVTIGIEILGGLAILLGAYVSFISGPMILLLLVAIFTVHLPYGFSSIKLMSAQAGRAQFGPPGYECDLLYIACIAGLILGGSGPLSLTPRKDTVGVAE, encoded by the coding sequence ATGAGTCACGGTTTCGCAAAGCTCTTCAAAGGTCCGGACGTTTTTGCGGGCATCCTTCTCACTCTCGGTGTGCCGATGCCGCATCTCATGGCTTGGGTGACAATCGGAATCGAAATACTTGGTGGTCTCGCCATACTGTTAGGCGCTTATGTCAGTTTCATAAGTGGGCCGATGATCCTTCTGCTCCTTGTGGCGATCTTTACTGTGCATTTGCCATATGGTTTCAGTTCGATCAAGCTGATGTCTGCTCAGGCTGGCAGAGCTCAGTTCGGACCGCCGGGCTATGAATGTGATCTGCTTTATATTGCCTGTATCGCAGGCCTCATACTTGGTGGTTCAGGACCGTTATCTCTCACCCCGAGAAAAGATACTGTCGGGGTCGCAGAATAG